The Syntrophorhabdales bacterium genome includes a region encoding these proteins:
- a CDS encoding response regulator has product MAVSVLDGKKFLTVDDEPDVLAVLEQEIKDSCPNCQIDKATTYEKAAELINKNTYDIVILDIMGVRGYDLLELAVKRGFRAGMLTAHDLSPEALKKSHDLGARAYLPKDKLGEIVPFLEDIFTQEYKSGWRKLIDKLGPYFNDEFKPGWREKAGVDFWY; this is encoded by the coding sequence ATGGCTGTTTCAGTTTTGGATGGGAAGAAATTCTTGACGGTGGATGATGAACCTGATGTGCTAGCTGTACTGGAGCAGGAGATCAAGGATTCCTGTCCGAACTGTCAGATAGACAAGGCGACCACGTACGAGAAGGCCGCGGAACTGATCAACAAGAATACGTATGACATTGTGATCCTGGACATAATGGGTGTCCGTGGCTATGACCTTCTTGAACTGGCAGTAAAAAGAGGTTTCAGGGCCGGCATGCTCACTGCTCACGACCTGAGCCCTGAAGCCCTGAAGAAGTCGCATGACCTGGGCGCGCGTGCTTATCTGCCTAAGGACAAGCTTGGAGAGATAGTTCCCTTCCTGGAGGATATTTTTACCCAGGAGTATAAATCCGGCTGGCGAAAATTGATAGACAAACTCGGCCCTTACTTCAACGACGAGTTTAAACCCGGCTGGCGAGAAAAAGCGGGCGTCGATTTCTGGTACTAG
- a CDS encoding alpha/beta hydrolase, translating to MPFETLNHLDLYYEVHGEGETILLLHHGFGSAKIWKGIYPQFVAQGFKAVMYDRRGFGRSQAGDDFQDFYESDRYRPESVEELRALKDALGIGRCHIVGQCEGGVVGADYAVKYPEEVITLVAASTQCFSEVPVKELNIAKLVNRFAWLEPQLQAKLIDWHGEEAQERYDQFAKFGGAYGSDFFDLRPVLSLVTCPTLVLYPDRSSIFDVEQAVSFYRQLARGELAVFPRCGHNTYEQRPEDYARTVLDFIRRNTGRAESNVQPAMTCLA from the coding sequence ATGCCGTTTGAAACACTGAATCACTTAGACCTGTATTACGAAGTGCATGGCGAAGGGGAGACAATACTGCTGCTCCACCATGGATTCGGTTCCGCGAAAATATGGAAAGGCATTTACCCGCAATTTGTCGCTCAGGGCTTCAAGGCAGTGATGTATGACCGGCGGGGTTTCGGACGATCCCAGGCAGGAGATGATTTCCAGGATTTTTATGAAAGTGACCGCTATCGACCGGAGAGCGTTGAAGAGTTACGGGCATTGAAGGATGCTCTCGGCATAGGAAGGTGCCATATAGTTGGTCAGTGCGAAGGCGGCGTGGTCGGCGCCGACTACGCCGTCAAGTATCCTGAAGAGGTCATAACCCTTGTCGCGGCGAGTACGCAATGCTTCAGTGAGGTGCCGGTGAAGGAACTGAACATCGCAAAACTGGTGAACAGATTTGCTTGGTTGGAGCCGCAGCTCCAGGCAAAGTTGATCGACTGGCACGGAGAAGAAGCACAAGAACGATACGATCAATTCGCAAAATTCGGTGGTGCGTATGGCTCAGACTTTTTCGATCTGCGTCCCGTGCTCTCTTTGGTTACCTGTCCTACGCTCGTGCTTTACCCTGACCGCAGCTCCATCTTCGACGTCGAACAGGCAGTCTCCTTTTACAGGCAGTTGGCTCGCGGCGAACTCGCGGTCTTTCCCAGGTGCGGCCATAATACATATGAGCAGCGACCTGAAGACTACGCACGCACGGTGCTCGATTTTATCAGGAGGAATACCGGGCGGGCGGAATCAAACGTTCAACCCGCCATGACGTGTCTTGCATAG
- a CDS encoding nucleoside-triphosphatase: MKKPNLLITGLPGTGKTTLIARFVQRLRDMKIAGFYTAEIREGESRKGFEIVDLRGERVILSHVDIRGSQRVGKYGVDVAGFEQYLETVPFFSAGTDLVIIDEIGKMECLSMKFRRIVLDLLDAPVTVVATIALHGGGIIDSIKARPDVHLYELTRENGKNLLVEIEMAAKVAPISC, encoded by the coding sequence ATGAAGAAGCCAAATCTCCTTATCACCGGACTGCCCGGCACGGGCAAGACCACGCTCATTGCGCGATTTGTTCAGAGGTTGAGGGATATGAAGATTGCAGGTTTTTACACAGCGGAGATAAGAGAAGGGGAATCGAGAAAGGGTTTCGAAATTGTTGACCTCCGCGGTGAGCGTGTCATTCTTTCCCATGTCGATATTCGAGGAAGTCAAAGGGTGGGGAAGTACGGCGTCGATGTGGCCGGATTCGAGCAATACCTGGAGACCGTGCCATTCTTTTCAGCTGGCACGGATCTTGTTATCATCGATGAGATCGGTAAAATGGAGTGTCTCTCGATGAAGTTCAGGCGCATCGTCCTCGATCTGCTCGATGCGCCTGTCACGGTCGTAGCAACAATCGCTCTTCACGGAGGAGGCATTATCGACAGCATCAAGGCGCGGCCGGATGTGCACCTCTACGAACTCACGCGAGAGAACGGGAAGAATCTCCTCGTGGAAATTGAAATGGCTGCGAAAGTGGCCCCTATATCCTGTTAG